DNA sequence from the Shewanella piezotolerans WP3 genome:
CTCAGTAAATTAGCTAAGTGTTTAGCGTGGTATTGCACCCGCTAGAGGCTTAGCTATGTTTTATTATCGATTTATCAAATAGCTGTTATCTCTCTGTTTCTAGTGATTGATATGCTTGATTTGAAACGAACCGTTTGGGTCGCTATTCAATTAATACCAATTGCAGTAAAAGTTTGACCATTCAGCGGGAATTCAAAACGCTGTAGGCAAGTAGTGGAATTTGAGCTAATCGTTATTCTCGGCTCTGGCATCCTGCTTCGCTCTCGATAATTGCTCCTGCATTATTCTACCTTCGACCATCCTTGGTCTCGTACCTCCTAAATCTGACCGCCAAGGAGGGCCGGAATGTCTTATTTTGTATGGAACAAAATAGACCATTTAGTCGTATATCCAAATCCCATAGCGAAGCATACAGCGTTTGCCAATTTGTTTAACCTCAGCCGCACTACGCGAGCCCCTCAGTCTTTCCACTTCTGCTTTGCATTGGCTTTAAAGGGAATAACCATTTCTTTACCAATGCGCTTTGAATTGAAAAGGCTGAGGGGCTCTGAATTGGTCAAATACTTAATGCAATTGGTATAAAACCCTTTAATAGCTCACAGTTTTTTCACTAGCGAGACTCTAGGATATTGGGCACTAGTCCTTGTAATAGTAACCGTGATGGAGTTTCCCCATGTCTAATGCCGTTCATTCCCCAAGACCGATTATTCTTGATTGCGACCCTGGTCATGATGATGCAATTTCTCTTATTCTTGCTCTGAGCAGTAAGCAGTTGAACCCGCTAGCGGTGACCACTAGTGCAGGTAACCAAACTCCAGATAAAACTCTGAATAATGCACTACGGGTGTTGACTATGTTGGGGCGCAGCGATATTGCAGTTGCTGGAGGCGCGGTTAAGCCATTAGCGCGTGAACTTATCATTGCCGATAATGTGCATGGAGAAAGTGGCCTAGATGGCTCAGAACTACCAAACCCAAATTTCGAACCATTACCATGTTCTGCTATAGAGTTGATAGCGCAGAAGGTGCGGGACAGTAGTGAACCTGTGACCTTGGTGCCATCAGGGCCGCTTACTAATATAGCCTTATTTCTTGCGACTTACCCTGAGCTGCATAACAAGATAGAACGGATTGTGTTGATGGGCGGTGCTGCAGCTGCTGGCAATTGGACTCCAGCTGCAGAGTTTAAAATCTATGTCGATCCAGAAGCTGCTGACATGGTATTTAAAGCGGGGATCCCAATTACTATGTGTGGCTTGGATGTAACTCATCAAGCGCAAATAATGGATGAGGATATTGAGCGCATAAGAAAAATTCCTAACCATGTGGCCCAGTGTGTAGCTGAGCTGCTGGACTTTTTCATGATCTATCATAGAGATCCCAAATGGGGCTTTGAAGGGGCACCTTTACATGATCCTTGTACCATCGCCTTCTTACTTAAACCTGAGCTGTTTAGCACTTATGATTGTTGGGTAGGTGTAGAAACCAAAGGCGAGCACACCCAAGGCATGACAGTTGTTGATCGCTATCAGTTGACGCAACATCCACATAATACTCAGGTACTTTGCGATTTAGATCGAGAGGGCTTTGTTGATCTGATTGTTGAGTGTTTAAACGCTTACACTGATACCTGATAACAATATAGAGGAGTATGAGCGATAGGCTTCTATCGCTCTTACTGTTAGCTGATTCAACCTTGCTGAATCACAGTCGAGCTACTGTTGACTAATGTCGATGACAATTTTGCCAACGTGCTGTTTTTGAGCAAATGAGCGCTGTGCTGCTGGGATATCTTTTAAAGCATAAACCTCTGCAATCAAGGGTTTTACCTTGCCCTGCTCAATATGCCTAACTAGTGCCTGAAATACTCCCGCATGCAATACTGTGCAACCAAATAAGCTGAGATCTTTAAGATAAAGTGTTCTCACATCTAAGTTCACCATTGCGCCGCCAATGGCGCCTGCTACAGCGTAGCGTCCGCCTGGGCGAAGTAGCTCTAGAAGTTGTGGCCATTGTTTACCAGCAACGAGGTCAATAACTACATCAATAGTGTTGCTGGCTAGCACTGTCAGCAGCTCATCGCTGCGATTGATGACTTGATCTGCACCGACGCTCAATAGCTGTTGTTGTTTCTCTTTGCTGGTTATAGCAATAACAAATGCACCGCGAGCTTTTGCAAGCTGCACCGCAGCAGAACCAACACCACCTGACGCGCCCGTAATAATACCAATCAGTATAAAGATTTGATCGCTCAGCGAGAGTTTAGCGGCTTTGAAGTAAGGCAATGAATGAAGAGCATAGTTATTCTACGTCCAAGTTCATTAACGCAGCATCAGAGCCGCTAAAACTCGCCTGTAGGAGTGTTTTTGGCTTGCTACTTCTGCGTTGAATAAACTCATAAGGGAACAACCATTATGTCATTTACCCGCCTTGAATTAGCGTGCCAAAAACGCTCTGAGTAGATCAACTTCTTATACTGATTGGTATAAGCACTCGTTCCTGTTCTGAGACATTGGCCTTAGTCAACATATTCTCTGCAGTAGAGTATGAGCAAGGGAAGGAAGCCAGTTCGATATCTGAAAGAGCGCAGTTGATTGCGTAAGCATGTA
Encoded proteins:
- the rihA gene encoding pyrimidine-specific ribonucleoside hydrolase RihA — encoded protein: MSNAVHSPRPIILDCDPGHDDAISLILALSSKQLNPLAVTTSAGNQTPDKTLNNALRVLTMLGRSDIAVAGGAVKPLARELIIADNVHGESGLDGSELPNPNFEPLPCSAIELIAQKVRDSSEPVTLVPSGPLTNIALFLATYPELHNKIERIVLMGGAAAAGNWTPAAEFKIYVDPEAADMVFKAGIPITMCGLDVTHQAQIMDEDIERIRKIPNHVAQCVAELLDFFMIYHRDPKWGFEGAPLHDPCTIAFLLKPELFSTYDCWVGVETKGEHTQGMTVVDRYQLTQHPHNTQVLCDLDREGFVDLIVECLNAYTDT